A single genomic interval of Halorubrum aethiopicum harbors:
- a CDS encoding formate/nitrite transporter family protein: MSDQNPDAQTEQKTSRTILDTILEGALHEMNRERSGLLLSGLSAGLDIGFGPLMMAVVLTLSPGGFGDLTTELLLASVYSIGFMFVILGRSELFTEHTTLAVIPVLDGQASIRDLGRLWGLVYVGNLVGGLCFTLLVILLMPELGVVTPAAFETIALKLVTHDLPWLFVGGVFAGWLMGLLAWLIAAAQETTSRLILVLVVTGTIGLLHLPHSIAGNVEVLFGLFMSPAITPADYVGFLVLATVGNAFGGAVFVALLKYGHVVRGAN, encoded by the coding sequence GTGTCCGACCAGAACCCCGACGCGCAGACGGAGCAGAAGACCTCCCGGACCATCCTCGATACGATCCTCGAGGGCGCGCTCCACGAGATGAACCGCGAGCGGTCGGGACTGCTGCTCTCGGGGCTGTCCGCGGGCCTCGACATCGGCTTCGGTCCGCTGATGATGGCGGTGGTGTTGACGCTCTCGCCCGGCGGGTTCGGCGACCTCACCACCGAGCTGCTGTTGGCGAGCGTCTACTCCATCGGGTTCATGTTCGTGATCCTGGGCCGGTCGGAGCTGTTCACCGAACACACCACGCTGGCCGTGATCCCCGTCCTCGACGGCCAGGCGTCGATCCGCGATCTGGGCCGGCTGTGGGGGCTGGTGTACGTCGGCAACCTCGTCGGCGGGCTCTGTTTCACCCTGCTCGTGATCCTGTTGATGCCGGAGCTCGGCGTCGTGACGCCGGCGGCGTTCGAGACGATCGCGTTGAAACTCGTCACCCACGACCTCCCGTGGCTGTTCGTTGGCGGCGTCTTCGCCGGGTGGCTGATGGGCCTCCTGGCGTGGCTGATCGCGGCGGCCCAGGAGACGACGAGCCGGCTGATCCTCGTGTTGGTCGTCACCGGGACCATCGGTCTCCTCCACCTTCCGCACTCGATCGCGGGCAACGTGGAGGTGTTGTTCGGGCTGTTCATGTCGCCCGCGATCACCCCGGCCGACTACGTCGGATTCCTTGTTCTGGCGACGGTCGGAAACGCCTTCGGCGGCGCGGTGTTCGTCGCGCTGTTGAAGTACGGCCACGTCGTCCGCGGCGCGAACTGA